The following proteins are encoded in a genomic region of Sorangiineae bacterium MSr12523:
- a CDS encoding tetratricopeptide repeat protein: MRALDDLMVRLRTFVTDEDDKVLLVVEVNDASSGLVVKSLDILDEEVDDAVWLFVDDCTTPWEFVDRVAYRIYEKRELANKALAKENEPPWPPLPREASDRTMAPAARMRALMTYIRDLSPNLDEVKLVCALFPATIADPAAYRAFVLELMAHSFPSPWCHHMRIIVRDDMARPALGDAADALRGSATYAPDLAMEDLEKAVEEQAADENRSLDERMQALVTLAALDHAHKRFSDALEKYELAGSYYRATGKLALYALTLNGVGEVMARADRPEAARQHFESALTPAVQRLAQKDDPARGDAVPVLLNITLNLGNLHLSQQRWADAGNYYEGAKGIADGMANAQVKMLCLENIGICHYMLGRHVEAIQAWEEGTVLARGMEADEPLRTLLSRQRDAYHQLNLFDRRDAVMGELRQVEARTQQGVS; the protein is encoded by the coding sequence ATGCGCGCGCTCGACGACTTGATGGTGCGCCTTCGCACCTTCGTGACCGACGAGGACGACAAGGTGCTCCTGGTCGTCGAAGTGAACGATGCTTCGAGTGGACTGGTGGTCAAGTCGCTCGACATTTTGGACGAGGAGGTCGACGATGCCGTCTGGCTCTTCGTCGATGATTGCACCACACCGTGGGAATTCGTCGATCGCGTCGCCTATCGCATTTACGAAAAGCGCGAATTGGCCAACAAAGCGCTGGCCAAGGAAAACGAGCCGCCGTGGCCTCCCCTTCCCCGTGAAGCGTCGGACCGAACGATGGCGCCGGCGGCGCGTATGCGCGCGCTCATGACGTACATTCGCGATCTGTCGCCGAATCTCGACGAGGTAAAACTGGTATGCGCCCTCTTTCCGGCGACCATCGCGGATCCGGCGGCGTACCGCGCATTCGTGCTGGAGTTGATGGCGCATTCGTTCCCGTCGCCTTGGTGCCATCATATGCGGATCATCGTGCGCGACGATATGGCGCGGCCCGCGTTGGGTGATGCGGCGGACGCGCTCCGTGGAAGTGCGACGTACGCGCCGGACCTTGCCATGGAGGATCTGGAGAAAGCCGTGGAGGAGCAGGCGGCCGACGAGAATCGGTCGCTCGACGAGCGCATGCAAGCCTTGGTGACCTTGGCCGCGCTCGATCATGCCCACAAGCGATTTTCGGACGCGCTCGAGAAGTACGAGCTGGCGGGCAGCTATTACCGTGCGACGGGTAAGTTGGCATTGTATGCGCTGACCTTGAATGGTGTAGGTGAGGTGATGGCCCGGGCCGATCGGCCCGAGGCGGCGCGGCAGCATTTCGAATCGGCGTTGACGCCGGCGGTTCAGCGGCTCGCGCAAAAGGACGATCCTGCGCGCGGCGATGCCGTACCCGTGCTGTTGAACATCACGTTGAACTTGGGCAATTTGCATTTGTCGCAACAGCGTTGGGCGGATGCCGGCAACTATTACGAAGGTGCCAAAGGCATCGCCGATGGAATGGCCAATGCGCAGGTGAAGATGCTTTGCCTGGAGAACATCGGCATCTGCCATTACATGCTCGGGCGGCACGTCGAGGCCATCCAAGCGTGGGAAGAAGGGACGGTGCTGGCGCGCGGGATGGAGGCGGATGAACCGCTTCGCACGTTGCTTTCGAGGCAGCGCGATGCCTACCACCAGCTCAATCTCTTCGACCGGCGGGATGCGGTGATGGGCGAGTTGCGGCAGGTGGAAGCGCGCACGCAGCAGGGGGTCTCGTGA
- the vgrG gene encoding type VI secretion system tip protein VgrG, giving the protein MVNALTSMFGGPVDELSFKVKAGEHDETKLVVAGFRAHEALSELFRWDIDVVIDPEVVASLDETVGLDAEFRILRNEEVLRIVRGIVGEVVPHGTGERQRLVTLGIVPKLAELQYTSDTRIFQDLPVHEIVAALVKPHDIELEWRVDRRPEPRPYRVQKDETDYEFFCRILADAGIHFHFFADADHTKLIMVNNPNGYTPIDGEETIPYREIGGAVSTDHVGNVSRARILRPGAVVMRDYDFKRSRADLTAQSEVDGPHDAENAPKRELFLFPGDYTDAADEGKTLAARRMQEARSDAVLFQGNSSCVRLQAGRKFTIADHPDETFNQELVVTGLHMRGQRSGILADTGKGGSGPGFTTTFYGALSQTRLQPARPKQPYAPSESARVVGPEKGTPFVDEFGRVKVQFHWDREGKWDEKSSCWLRVMTPAAAADRGIWFPPRVGDEVIVHYLNGDIDRPYVAGAIYNAQESQPNALPADASKSTIKTLTIPGGKGFNELTFQDRAGQEEIFLHAQKDRKTVVLHNHSETVGANQTSTVGANQSITVGANRTVTVGANETITVTKVRTETVKATESVTVNKGRVHNVLEGNDVLNLPQGDHTVNVDAGNLTHNVCLTEKTEAKDIAQHATNKVSSIGDTTVYLEQGAAKYTMEGATIVLTCPSGSVSLKENKITIDAVDEIVLQCGQSSISLKNDGTILVNGSKQVSVVSASSALSVEPAKASLNGPMTDIAAKAILKVNGALVKIN; this is encoded by the coding sequence ATGGTCAATGCACTGACGTCGATGTTTGGGGGCCCGGTCGACGAGCTGTCGTTCAAGGTCAAGGCCGGGGAGCACGACGAGACGAAGCTGGTCGTGGCCGGCTTCAGGGCGCACGAGGCGCTCTCGGAGTTGTTTCGCTGGGATATCGACGTGGTCATCGACCCAGAAGTCGTCGCGTCGCTGGACGAAACGGTGGGGCTCGATGCGGAGTTTCGAATACTACGCAACGAGGAGGTGCTGCGCATCGTGCGCGGCATCGTCGGTGAGGTGGTTCCGCACGGGACGGGCGAGCGGCAGCGATTGGTCACCCTGGGCATCGTGCCAAAACTCGCCGAGCTGCAGTACACGTCGGACACGCGCATCTTTCAGGACTTGCCTGTGCACGAAATCGTGGCGGCCTTGGTGAAGCCGCACGACATCGAGCTGGAATGGCGCGTCGATCGCCGGCCGGAGCCGCGCCCGTACCGCGTCCAGAAAGACGAGACGGATTACGAATTTTTCTGCCGCATTCTGGCGGACGCCGGAATTCATTTTCATTTCTTCGCCGATGCGGACCATACGAAGCTGATCATGGTCAACAACCCAAATGGGTATACGCCCATCGATGGGGAGGAAACCATTCCTTACCGCGAAATCGGCGGCGCCGTTTCGACGGATCACGTCGGCAACGTATCTCGGGCGCGGATCCTTCGCCCGGGCGCGGTGGTGATGCGCGATTACGACTTCAAGCGATCGCGCGCGGACCTGACTGCGCAATCGGAGGTCGATGGGCCGCACGATGCGGAGAATGCCCCCAAGCGCGAGCTATTCCTTTTTCCGGGCGACTACACGGACGCCGCCGACGAGGGAAAGACGCTGGCCGCGCGCCGCATGCAGGAAGCGCGGTCCGATGCAGTGCTTTTTCAAGGCAACAGTTCGTGCGTGCGTCTTCAAGCAGGGCGCAAATTCACGATTGCGGATCATCCCGACGAGACGTTCAACCAGGAGCTCGTGGTCACGGGCTTGCACATGCGCGGTCAGCGCTCGGGCATTTTGGCCGATACGGGGAAAGGCGGCAGCGGGCCTGGCTTTACGACGACGTTCTATGGAGCGCTCAGCCAAACGCGGTTGCAACCGGCCCGCCCGAAACAGCCCTACGCGCCGTCGGAGTCCGCGCGGGTGGTGGGACCGGAAAAGGGAACGCCGTTCGTCGATGAATTCGGGCGCGTGAAAGTGCAATTCCATTGGGACCGCGAAGGCAAATGGGACGAGAAGAGCTCGTGCTGGCTTCGCGTCATGACCCCCGCGGCCGCAGCCGATCGCGGCATTTGGTTTCCTCCGCGCGTGGGGGACGAGGTCATCGTGCATTATTTGAATGGCGACATCGACCGACCTTACGTGGCCGGCGCCATTTACAATGCGCAGGAATCGCAGCCGAATGCGCTTCCCGCGGATGCGTCGAAGAGCACCATCAAAACATTGACCATTCCGGGTGGCAAAGGTTTCAACGAGCTGACGTTTCAGGATCGGGCCGGCCAAGAAGAGATTTTTCTACACGCGCAAAAGGACCGTAAGACGGTGGTATTGCACAACCACTCCGAGACGGTGGGGGCGAATCAAACATCGACGGTGGGCGCCAATCAAAGCATCACCGTGGGCGCGAATCGCACGGTGACGGTGGGCGCCAACGAGACCATCACGGTCACCAAAGTGCGCACGGAAACCGTAAAGGCTACGGAAAGCGTCACGGTCAACAAAGGGCGCGTGCACAACGTGCTCGAAGGCAATGACGTTTTGAACTTGCCGCAGGGCGATCACACGGTGAACGTGGATGCGGGCAATCTGACGCACAATGTCTGCCTCACGGAAAAGACGGAGGCAAAAGACATTGCCCAACATGCGACCAACAAGGTGTCCTCGATTGGCGACACCACCGTGTATCTGGAGCAGGGCGCCGCGAAGTACACCATGGAAGGGGCGACCATCGTTCTGACGTGTCCTTCGGGATCGGTCAGTCTGAAGGAGAACAAGATTACCATCGATGCGGTGGACGAAATCGTTCTGCAGTGCGGGCAATCGTCCATCTCATTGAAAAACGACGGCACCATTCTGGTCAATGGCAGCAAACAGGTGAGCGTCGTCTCCGCATCGAGCGCGCTATCGGTGGAGCCGGCGAAGGCATCGCTCAATGGCCCGATGACCGACATTGCCGCCAAGGCCATTCTCAAGGTCAATGGCGCTTTGGTGAAGATCAATTAG
- a CDS encoding pentapeptide repeat-containing protein: MADVDFSDSDLTGANLSVDAAAKGKALNLRNVNLTNGFICKTHISESTFDNSLLVGSNLTKTVFENCSFRGANFRNANLIKTEFINCDLRDADFIDANLLRTEFSRVRMHGVRGHMDPSVVIYASEIDISRDGPGQYDGNIDTVRRLLSASGAR, encoded by the coding sequence ATGGCTGATGTCGACTTTTCCGACTCCGATCTTACGGGTGCCAATCTGTCCGTGGATGCAGCCGCGAAGGGAAAAGCTCTCAACCTTCGAAATGTCAACCTGACGAACGGCTTCATCTGCAAGACGCACATATCAGAGTCAACCTTCGACAACTCATTATTAGTTGGCTCGAATTTAACAAAGACAGTTTTTGAAAATTGCTCTTTTCGTGGAGCAAATTTTCGAAACGCAAACCTCATAAAAACAGAGTTCATCAACTGTGACCTTCGGGACGCCGATTTCATCGACGCTAACTTGCTTCGCACGGAATTCTCTCGTGTGCGAATGCACGGAGTTCGCGGACATATGGATCCCAGCGTCGTAATTTACGCCAGCGAAATAGACATCAGTAGGGACGGTCCTGGTCAGTATGATGGAAACATCGATACAGTGCGCCGACTACTGAGTGCATCAGGAGCACGATAA
- a CDS encoding alpha/beta hydrolase translates to MPLVPINGTRLYVEDTGSGSNGQTIVFSHGLLWSGEMFAAQLAHFRGLGYRCIAYDHRGQGRSDDHPGRIVTIELVYDDAVALLESLGPGKVHFAGLSMGGFVALRLAARRPDLLASMILLETSAEPEPRENIRKYKMLNAIARYLSLSLVANKVMPIMFGRHFLESPDRELDRRIWLSKLLGNRQSIYRAVNGVIERESIESELPRISCPSLIIVGEQDTATVPAKAERIQRSIAGSSLVRIPRAGHSSSIEQPEAVNAAIESFLTSLR, encoded by the coding sequence GTGCCCCTCGTTCCCATCAACGGTACGCGGCTCTACGTCGAAGACACGGGCTCTGGCAGCAACGGCCAGACCATCGTCTTCAGCCACGGGTTACTCTGGTCGGGCGAGATGTTCGCCGCCCAGCTCGCGCATTTTCGCGGGCTGGGCTACCGCTGCATCGCGTACGACCACCGCGGCCAAGGTCGCAGCGACGATCACCCGGGCCGCATCGTCACCATCGAGCTGGTCTACGACGACGCGGTCGCCTTGTTGGAATCGCTCGGGCCGGGCAAGGTCCACTTCGCCGGCCTATCCATGGGCGGTTTCGTCGCCCTGCGCCTTGCCGCGCGCCGCCCAGATCTGCTCGCGTCGATGATCTTGCTCGAGACGAGCGCCGAGCCGGAGCCCCGCGAGAACATCCGCAAGTACAAGATGCTCAACGCCATCGCGCGTTACTTGAGCCTCTCGCTCGTGGCGAACAAAGTGATGCCCATCATGTTCGGGCGCCACTTCCTAGAGAGCCCGGATCGCGAGCTCGACCGACGCATCTGGCTCTCGAAACTCCTAGGAAACCGCCAGAGCATCTACCGCGCCGTCAACGGCGTCATCGAGCGCGAGAGCATCGAGTCGGAGCTCCCGCGCATCTCGTGCCCTTCGTTGATCATCGTGGGCGAGCAGGACACGGCCACCGTCCCCGCCAAGGCCGAGCGCATCCAGCGGTCGATTGCGGGCAGCTCCCTCGTCCGCATCCCACGCGCAGGCCACAGCTCCTCCATCGAGCAGCCGGAGGCCGTGAACGCAGCCATCGAGAGCTTTCTCACCTCCCTCCGCTAG
- a CDS encoding DUF6531 domain-containing protein, producing MSCLGRLRRDDAARFVGDPVDVITGAVIEATYDFRLEAPFPFEFVRHYSSANCDKNRGLGWGHRHDFDHELRFTYNNKIGYVAADGQRISFPLLEVDGTRTARFGFVLERARANWYRIHLPEEELGILEFEMWRPDWPARLAAISHAKGTTRLFYDGTTGLLSSIVDSLSRTIRVDWVWIADPRTGRGRPHIARFTLLPSVGAPNEEVLLSYHYDVHGHLLGGTDRYRNTFSFEYDRHSRMTKLVDRRAYAFHYNYDSRGRCVYSAAEDGVEEVKLEYLEGATIVTLADGGDWIYEHHAGYLERVIDPYGGEHRRELDDNGQLCAETDEAGRRFEIIRDGTGKALGRQDSSGHVWPMGEAPREPDAYVASNAREYEFGALLPEDHGFPIRRYLEIDRLPTHIINALTPPATGQMSVDFAERWKESTTRDLQGLDLRTDRLDGARRSWSYDASANRTRFTDSDGSTWRWNFVSWNRIEQVTDPLGTPIRLAHTRRLLLSHVADPSGITSEYDYDLKNRLIGVKRNGAVRETYSYDPSNELAEKFDSRGKWLLRFERSDEGRRVKVHMASGERHDLVYTPSRQLRSATVHGADGQQDTFVFDYDAWDRRTRDERNGVGTRRHFVAGNLVEIRTLGRFRTRYSRTHRNTVEIFDPTGAKQTVQACHGGVVRRLTSNGATEITQYHPHGYCLAKIAYATQDRKWSRFYERSREGDVQAIHDNVRGIHRFAYDAAHRLVTETLPSGNERTFKYSHGGTLIESPTLRGATISGQKLYDANGSRLEYDHRDALCARHTSSGTFRLKHDAQDQLVAVNGPSFGTWSARYDMLGRRIETVFNGKSTNFYWDSDRLAAEIFPDQRVRIYVYVDDLALVPMMFIDYPSIDADPRSGTRYFVFANHLGAPEVIQNDSGDVVWRARYEAYGSAHIEIGSTFHQPLRWPGHYFDAQTGLHYVRFRYYSPELGSFLESDPQGIRGGFNLHGYAAGNPLRHVDVQGLSNNPCPDPNDPNNPKKPAQIESAQLPDPPDASPARKPTAEERRAALKAKLREERRNAALDAAIEKANKEGKYDKLSAEDKAFVDASKDNARLAIDPDGDGGYKVGEARAARRAEQDGTLTAPVRRALAAADDREAGADVISGDDRLWDVKEGKRAGPDGIAKAANKEPPENILVDCKDMDKAEIQQLQQQTANKLAPNRGDIRYA from the coding sequence ATGAGTTGCCTGGGGAGGCTCAGACGAGATGACGCTGCACGCTTCGTTGGTGACCCGGTCGACGTCATCACCGGAGCGGTCATCGAGGCAACGTACGACTTTCGCCTCGAAGCCCCCTTTCCTTTCGAGTTCGTACGCCACTACAGCAGCGCTAATTGCGACAAGAATCGCGGACTCGGATGGGGTCACCGACACGACTTCGATCACGAACTTCGGTTCACGTACAACAACAAGATAGGGTACGTGGCAGCTGATGGGCAGCGTATTTCGTTTCCGTTGTTGGAGGTAGACGGAACTCGAACCGCCCGCTTTGGATTCGTGTTGGAACGTGCACGGGCCAATTGGTACCGCATTCATCTACCCGAAGAGGAATTGGGCATCCTTGAGTTCGAGATGTGGCGTCCTGATTGGCCTGCACGCCTCGCTGCGATCTCGCACGCAAAAGGCACGACACGTCTTTTTTACGATGGCACGACGGGACTACTCTCCTCGATTGTTGACTCGTTGTCGCGAACAATTCGCGTCGATTGGGTGTGGATTGCCGACCCGCGCACGGGCCGTGGACGACCCCATATCGCAAGATTCACGCTGTTGCCGTCTGTCGGCGCGCCAAACGAAGAAGTTCTTCTCTCGTATCACTATGACGTACACGGCCACTTACTCGGCGGGACAGATCGCTATCGCAACACGTTCTCATTCGAATATGACCGTCACTCCCGCATGACCAAACTGGTCGATCGGCGCGCCTATGCATTTCATTACAATTACGATAGCCGTGGGCGCTGCGTGTACTCGGCAGCCGAGGATGGTGTCGAGGAGGTAAAGCTCGAGTATCTCGAAGGCGCCACCATCGTCACGCTCGCGGATGGCGGGGACTGGATCTACGAGCATCATGCCGGCTACCTCGAGCGGGTCATTGATCCATATGGCGGTGAACATCGGCGAGAATTGGACGACAACGGACAACTTTGCGCCGAGACTGACGAAGCGGGTCGCCGGTTTGAGATCATCCGTGATGGAACCGGGAAGGCCCTGGGACGTCAAGATTCCTCAGGCCACGTCTGGCCAATGGGAGAGGCACCACGCGAACCGGACGCTTACGTCGCCAGCAACGCTCGCGAGTACGAATTCGGAGCATTGCTGCCGGAAGATCACGGCTTTCCGATCCGCCGCTATCTCGAAATTGACCGTCTTCCAACACATATCATCAATGCTCTCACGCCTCCAGCAACTGGGCAGATGTCCGTAGACTTCGCCGAACGTTGGAAGGAAAGCACGACAAGGGATTTGCAGGGGCTGGACCTCCGAACGGATCGACTCGATGGCGCGCGTCGTTCCTGGTCCTACGACGCCTCGGCTAACCGCACGAGGTTCACCGATTCCGACGGCTCCACGTGGCGGTGGAACTTTGTTTCCTGGAATCGTATCGAGCAGGTCACGGATCCACTGGGCACCCCCATACGATTAGCTCACACCCGCCGTCTGTTGCTCTCACACGTGGCAGATCCCAGCGGCATCACGAGCGAGTATGACTACGACCTCAAGAACCGTCTCATCGGAGTTAAGCGCAACGGCGCCGTGCGGGAGACCTATTCGTATGATCCAAGCAATGAGCTCGCCGAAAAGTTCGACAGTCGGGGCAAATGGCTTCTCCGTTTCGAACGCTCCGATGAAGGGCGACGTGTCAAAGTCCACATGGCCAGCGGCGAGCGGCACGACCTCGTCTATACGCCGAGCCGACAGCTTCGCTCCGCCACCGTCCACGGTGCGGACGGCCAGCAGGACACCTTCGTGTTCGACTATGACGCCTGGGACCGACGCACCCGAGATGAACGGAATGGCGTCGGAACGAGGCGACATTTCGTGGCAGGTAACCTCGTCGAAATACGGACTCTGGGTAGATTCAGAACGCGGTATTCGCGAACCCACCGCAATACAGTAGAAATCTTTGATCCAACCGGCGCCAAACAGACAGTACAAGCATGCCACGGAGGGGTCGTCCGCCGACTCACGTCAAACGGCGCGACGGAGATAACACAATATCATCCTCATGGCTATTGCCTCGCAAAGATCGCCTATGCGACGCAGGACCGTAAATGGTCTCGTTTCTACGAACGCTCTCGGGAAGGAGACGTTCAGGCGATCCATGATAATGTGCGTGGGATTCATCGTTTTGCCTACGATGCCGCGCATCGACTCGTGACCGAGACACTTCCGAGCGGCAATGAACGTACCTTCAAGTACTCTCACGGCGGGACGCTGATCGAATCGCCGACCCTTCGTGGAGCCACGATAAGCGGTCAGAAACTGTACGATGCCAATGGCAGTCGACTTGAATATGACCATCGTGACGCGCTTTGCGCACGCCACACTTCGTCCGGCACATTTCGATTGAAGCACGATGCACAGGATCAGCTCGTAGCGGTAAACGGACCATCCTTCGGGACCTGGTCCGCCCGCTACGACATGCTCGGCCGGCGTATTGAAACGGTCTTCAACGGCAAGTCGACGAACTTTTACTGGGACTCGGATCGGCTCGCGGCGGAGATCTTCCCCGATCAACGGGTACGCATTTATGTCTATGTAGACGATCTTGCACTTGTCCCCATGATGTTCATTGACTATCCGAGCATCGACGCCGACCCAAGAAGTGGAACCCGATACTTTGTATTTGCCAATCATCTAGGGGCACCAGAGGTCATCCAAAACGACTCAGGCGATGTCGTATGGCGCGCCCGGTACGAAGCATACGGCTCCGCGCACATCGAAATTGGTTCGACCTTTCATCAGCCCTTACGCTGGCCAGGACACTATTTCGACGCGCAAACCGGGCTTCATTACGTTCGTTTTCGTTACTACAGCCCAGAATTGGGCAGTTTTCTCGAATCCGACCCCCAAGGCATCCGCGGTGGATTCAATCTCCACGGCTACGCTGCAGGCAACCCACTTCGCCATGTCGACGTACAAGGGCTCTCGAACAATCCTTGTCCCGATCCGAACGATCCGAATAACCCGAAGAAGCCAGCTCAGATCGAAAGTGCTCAACTACCGGATCCGCCTGATGCGTCCCCCGCGCGGAAACCCACGGCCGAAGAGCGTCGCGCCGCCCTCAAGGCGAAGCTGAGAGAAGAGCGTCGAAATGCTGCGCTCGATGCGGCCATTGAAAAGGCAAACAAGGAAGGTAAGTACGATAAACTTTCCGCCGAGGACAAAGCCTTCGTGGACGCAAGCAAGGACAACGCGCGCCTTGCAATCGATCCTGACGGGGACGGCGGCTACAAAGTCGGTGAAGCGCGCGCGGCAAGACGTGCAGAGCAAGATGGCACGCTGACTGCTCCTGTAAGACGTGCGCTCGCAGCGGCCGACGATCGGGAAGCCGGAGCGGACGTCATCTCCGGGGACGACCGGCTTTGGGATGTTAAGGAGGGCAAACGCGCGGGGCCCGATGGCATCGCCAAGGCCGCAAATAAAGAGCCGCCGGAAAACATTTTGGTAGATTGCAAGGACATGGACAAGGCGGAGATCCAGCAGCTCCAGCAACAGACGGCGAACAAGCTCGCACCGAACCGAGGAGACATACGCTATGCTTGA
- a CDS encoding PAAR domain-containing protein — protein MSYFSETVMPGLKATVQAKIEPAQQQAKAAAAAVNGGPAPGAAAPGAAAPGAAAPGAAPPPKPPVNPVATVMGAVGAVQEVMSMPIELINTGVAMVANLVPYPSFPAATMGSMYIAPPHAHSHPPSLVPPAPPVPLPSIGAVLLGCTIKCLINYMPAARAGDIGLALTCCGIMPMFEIKTGSATVFIGGVRAARMLDIAGACIKANSGSFRAALKSMVGVGTALGVAGMASDAIDASQEQDAEMAKASAIAAAIDAADMAIDMAASAIAASMGSDPAIPPLPGLLLTGAPNVLIGGIPLPNIPDPVQLLLKKLKSKLKRKKKENGASDDDMPGGCRCRRG, from the coding sequence GTGAGCTATTTCTCCGAAACGGTGATGCCCGGGCTGAAGGCCACTGTGCAGGCCAAGATCGAGCCCGCGCAGCAGCAGGCGAAGGCCGCCGCGGCGGCCGTGAACGGTGGCCCGGCGCCAGGTGCGGCGGCGCCAGGTGCAGCGGCGCCGGGTGCGGCGGCGCCGGGTGCAGCACCTCCGCCCAAGCCGCCGGTGAACCCCGTGGCCACCGTGATGGGTGCCGTGGGCGCGGTTCAAGAAGTGATGAGCATGCCCATCGAGTTGATCAACACGGGGGTGGCCATGGTGGCCAACCTCGTGCCGTATCCGTCCTTTCCGGCGGCGACGATGGGCTCGATGTACATTGCGCCGCCGCACGCCCACTCGCACCCTCCGAGCCTCGTGCCGCCGGCCCCGCCGGTGCCCCTGCCGAGCATCGGTGCCGTGCTCCTGGGCTGCACCATCAAGTGCCTCATCAACTACATGCCGGCCGCGCGCGCGGGCGACATCGGCTTGGCGCTCACGTGTTGCGGCATCATGCCCATGTTCGAGATCAAAACCGGGTCGGCCACGGTGTTCATCGGCGGCGTGCGCGCCGCGCGCATGCTGGACATCGCCGGAGCGTGCATCAAAGCCAACAGCGGCTCGTTCCGCGCTGCCTTGAAGAGCATGGTCGGCGTGGGCACCGCGCTCGGCGTCGCCGGCATGGCCTCCGACGCCATCGACGCCTCCCAGGAGCAAGACGCCGAGATGGCCAAGGCCAGCGCCATCGCCGCAGCCATCGACGCCGCCGATATGGCCATCGACATGGCCGCTTCCGCCATCGCCGCCTCGATGGGCAGCGATCCGGCCATCCCTCCCCTCCCGGGCCTCCTCCTGACCGGCGCCCCCAATGTCCTCATCGGCGGCATCCCCCTGCCCAACATCCCCGATCCCGTTCAATTGCTGCTGAAGAAGCTCAAAAGCAAATTGAAGCGCAAGAAAAAGGAAAACGGCGCGTCCGACGACGACATGCCGGGCGGCTGCCGCTGCCGGCGAGGCTAA